From Mycobacterium lacus, one genomic window encodes:
- a CDS encoding acetyltransferase — protein MSARITPLRLEAFEQLPKHARRCVFWEVDPAVLGKDDHLADPEFEKEAWLSMVMLEWGSCGQVATAMPDERSHAEPPCLGYVLYAPPRAVPRAHRFPTAPVSADAVLLTSMGIEQGQAADDLPHALIARVIDELVRRGVRALEAFGRTPAASELDPRTADVDVRPVLEALGDCTVDHCVIDADFLRDVGFVVVAEHPYFPRLRLELDKGLGWKAEVEAALERLLENAQLQQPVGAGSATGNALQTPELRI, from the coding sequence GTGTCTGCTCGAATCACGCCGCTGCGGCTCGAGGCCTTCGAGCAGCTTCCCAAGCATGCGCGCCGCTGCGTCTTCTGGGAGGTCGACCCCGCGGTCCTTGGCAAGGACGACCATCTCGCCGACCCGGAATTCGAAAAGGAAGCCTGGTTGTCGATGGTGATGCTGGAGTGGGGCTCCTGCGGTCAGGTTGCGACGGCGATGCCGGACGAACGCAGCCACGCCGAACCGCCGTGTTTGGGCTATGTGCTCTACGCTCCTCCGCGCGCTGTACCGCGGGCGCACCGGTTTCCCACCGCCCCGGTGTCCGCGGATGCGGTGCTGCTGACATCGATGGGTATCGAGCAGGGACAAGCCGCCGACGATCTGCCGCACGCGCTCATCGCTCGGGTGATCGACGAGTTGGTGCGGCGCGGCGTCCGGGCATTGGAAGCCTTTGGACGCACGCCCGCGGCCAGCGAGCTGGATCCGCGGACGGCGGACGTGGACGTCCGGCCGGTGCTGGAAGCGCTTGGCGACTGCACGGTCGACCATTGCGTCATCGACGCGGATTTCTTGCGGGACGTGGGTTTCGTCGTGGTGGCGGAGCACCCGTACTTCCCGCGCTTGCGGCTCGAGCTGGACAAGGGCCTGGGGTGGAAGGCCGAAGTCGAAGCAGCCCTGGAGCGCCTGCTCGAGAATGCTCAGCTACAACAGCCGGTCGGCGCGGGGTCTGCCACGGGAAACGCCTTGCAGACCCCCGAGCTCAGGATCTAG
- a CDS encoding N-acetylmuramoyl-L-alanine amidase, with protein MSSPRREDGDVLRCGDRSAAVTEIRAALAALGMLENPDEDLTTGRHVALELFDEQLDQAVRAFQQHRGLLVDGVVGEATYRALKEASYRLGARTLYHQFGAPLYGDDVATLQARLQDLGFYTGLVDGHFGLQTHNALMSYQREYGLAADGICGPETLRSLYFLSSRVSGGSPHAIREEELVRSSGPKLSGKRIIIDPGRGGADHGLITQGPTGPISEADILWDLASRLEGRMTAIGMETFLSRPTNRSPSDAERAATANAVGADLMISLRCETQACPSANGVASFHFGNSHGSVSTIGRNLADFIQREVVARTGLRDCRVHGRTWDLLRLTRMPTVQVDVGYITNPRDRAMLVSTQTRDAIAEGILAAVKRLYLLGKNDRPTGTFTFAELLAHELSVERASRLGGT; from the coding sequence ATGTCGAGTCCGCGCCGCGAAGACGGCGATGTGTTGCGCTGTGGCGACCGCAGCGCCGCTGTCACCGAGATCCGGGCTGCGCTGGCTGCGTTGGGAATGTTGGAGAACCCCGACGAAGACCTGACAACTGGCCGACATGTCGCGCTAGAGCTGTTCGACGAGCAACTCGACCAGGCGGTGCGCGCATTCCAGCAGCATCGCGGGCTACTGGTCGATGGTGTCGTCGGGGAGGCCACCTACCGCGCCTTGAAGGAGGCGTCCTACCGGCTCGGCGCCCGCACGCTGTATCACCAGTTCGGTGCGCCTTTGTACGGTGACGACGTCGCCACACTGCAGGCACGGCTGCAGGATCTCGGTTTCTACACCGGTTTGGTGGACGGACATTTCGGGTTGCAGACCCACAACGCCTTGATGTCGTATCAGCGTGAGTACGGTCTTGCCGCCGACGGCATCTGCGGCCCAGAAACGTTGCGTTCCTTATACTTTCTGAGTTCGCGGGTCAGTGGCGGCTCACCGCACGCCATTCGCGAAGAGGAACTGGTCCGCAGCTCCGGGCCGAAACTGTCGGGCAAGCGGATCATCATCGATCCCGGCCGCGGTGGTGCGGACCATGGCCTGATCACACAAGGTCCAACAGGACCGATCAGCGAAGCAGATATCTTGTGGGACTTGGCAAGTCGCCTCGAAGGGCGGATGACCGCCATCGGTATGGAGACGTTTCTGTCCCGGCCGACCAACCGCAGCCCGTCGGACGCAGAACGCGCCGCAACGGCCAACGCCGTCGGTGCGGACCTGATGATCAGCCTGCGCTGCGAAACTCAGGCCTGCCCTTCGGCCAACGGCGTGGCCTCCTTTCACTTCGGCAACTCGCACGGTTCGGTCTCCACCATCGGCCGCAACCTCGCCGATTTCATTCAACGAGAAGTGGTGGCCCGCACCGGTTTACGGGATTGTCGTGTTCATGGCCGGACGTGGGATCTGCTGCGACTGACCCGAATGCCTACCGTTCAGGTCGACGTCGGCTACATCACCAATCCCCGCGATCGTGCGATGTTGGTCTCCACGCAGACCCGCGATGCCATCGCCGAAGGCATCCTCGCCGCGGTCAAGCGGCTCTATCTACTCGGCAAGAACGACCGTCCAACTGGCACTTTCACCTTTGCCGAGCTGCTTGCCCACGAGCTGTCGGTCGAGCGCGCGAGCAGGCTCGGCGGTACGTAA
- the trxA gene encoding thioredoxin has translation MSNAENSGATVEVSDASFAADVLASNKPVLVDFWATWCGPCKMVAPVLEEIAAERGGALTVAKLDVDANPETARDFQVVSIPTLILFKDGQPVKRIVGAKGKAALLRELSDVVPNLS, from the coding sequence ATGAGCAATGCCGAGAACTCCGGGGCCACGGTCGAGGTTTCCGACGCCTCCTTCGCCGCCGACGTATTGGCCAGCAATAAGCCCGTGCTCGTTGACTTTTGGGCGACCTGGTGTGGACCGTGCAAGATGGTCGCGCCGGTCCTCGAGGAGATTGCCGCCGAGCGGGGCGGCGCACTCACGGTGGCCAAGCTGGACGTGGATGCCAACCCGGAGACCGCGCGCGACTTTCAGGTCGTGTCGATCCCCACGCTGATCCTGTTCAAAGACGGACAGCCGGTGAAACGGATTGTCGGCGCCAAGGGTAAGGCGGCGTTGCTGCGCGAGCTTTCCGACGTGGTTCCCAACCTGAGCTAG
- the trxB gene encoding thioredoxin-disulfide reductase, producing the protein MSVDDAIHDVIVIGSGPAGYTAALYAARAQLAPLVFEGTSFGGALMTTTEVENYPGFREGITGPELMDEMREQALRFGADLRMEDVESASLDGPVKSVVTADGQTHRARAVILAMGAAARYLHVPGEQELLGRGVSSCATCDGFFFRDQDIAVIGGGDSAMEEATFLTRFARSVTLVHRRDEFRASKIMLNRARNNDKIQFVTNHTVLAVEGDTTVTGLRVRDTITGAETTLPVTGVFVAIGHEPRSHLVRDAVDLDPDGYVLVQGRTTSTSMPGVFAAGDLVDRTYRQAVTAAGSGCAAAIDAERWLAEHEATSDADNADKLIGAQR; encoded by the coding sequence ATGTCTGTTGATGACGCTATCCACGACGTAATCGTCATTGGTTCCGGTCCCGCCGGATACACCGCAGCCCTGTACGCCGCCCGCGCACAGCTGGCGCCGCTGGTGTTCGAGGGCACCTCGTTCGGCGGCGCGCTGATGACCACGACCGAGGTGGAGAACTATCCGGGCTTCCGCGAGGGCATCACCGGCCCGGAGCTGATGGACGAGATGCGGGAGCAGGCGCTGCGATTCGGCGCCGACCTGCGAATGGAAGACGTCGAGTCGGCGTCGCTGGACGGGCCGGTCAAATCGGTGGTGACCGCCGACGGGCAGACCCACCGAGCCCGGGCCGTCATCCTGGCGATGGGCGCGGCCGCGCGCTATCTGCACGTGCCCGGCGAGCAGGAGTTGCTGGGCCGTGGCGTGAGTTCGTGCGCGACCTGCGACGGGTTCTTCTTCCGCGATCAGGACATCGCGGTGATCGGCGGCGGCGACTCCGCGATGGAGGAGGCCACCTTCCTGACCCGGTTCGCCCGCAGTGTGACGCTGGTACACCGCCGCGACGAGTTCCGGGCGTCGAAGATCATGCTCAATCGCGCCCGCAACAACGACAAGATCCAGTTCGTCACCAACCACACCGTCCTCGCGGTGGAGGGTGACACGACCGTGACCGGGCTGCGCGTGCGTGACACCATTACCGGGGCGGAAACCACCCTGCCGGTGACCGGCGTTTTCGTCGCGATCGGACACGAGCCGCGTTCTCACCTGGTGCGCGACGCCGTCGACCTCGACCCGGACGGCTACGTGCTGGTGCAGGGACGCACCACGAGCACCTCGATGCCCGGCGTGTTCGCCGCCGGCGACCTGGTCGACCGCACCTACCGGCAAGCGGTCACCGCTGCAGGAAGTGGTTGCGCCGCGGCGATCGACGCCGAACGCTGGCTCGCCGAGCACGAAGCAACTTCAGACGCCGACAATGCCGACAAGTTGATTGGAGCACAGCGATGA
- the sigM gene encoding RNA polymerase sigma factor SigM, producing the protein MGVFGANGRRQRSDAELLAAHVGGDRYAFEELFHRHRRQLHRLARLTSRSPEDAADALQDAMLRAHRGAASFRYDAAVSSWLHRIVVNACLDRLRRASGHPTTPLEDVYPVADRTAQVETAVLVQRALMRLPVEQRAAVVVVDMQGYSIADTARLLGVPEGTVKSRCARGRARLAQLLGYLDSSAGAASDHAAGQR; encoded by the coding sequence TTGGGGGTCTTCGGAGCGAACGGCCGGCGCCAACGCAGCGACGCCGAGTTGCTGGCCGCTCACGTCGGCGGCGACCGCTACGCCTTCGAAGAGTTGTTCCACCGTCACCGCCGCCAGCTGCACCGGCTCGCGCGGCTCACCAGCCGCAGTCCCGAGGATGCCGCCGACGCGCTGCAGGACGCGATGCTCAGGGCACACCGCGGGGCGGCTTCGTTTCGCTACGACGCCGCGGTCAGCAGTTGGCTGCACCGCATCGTGGTCAACGCCTGCCTGGATCGGCTGCGGCGCGCCAGCGGCCACCCCACCACCCCGCTCGAGGACGTCTATCCGGTAGCCGATCGGACGGCCCAGGTCGAAACGGCTGTGCTGGTGCAGCGGGCGCTGATGCGGCTTCCCGTCGAGCAACGGGCCGCGGTGGTGGTCGTCGACATGCAGGGCTATTCGATCGCCGACACCGCACGGCTGCTCGGGGTGCCGGAGGGCACGGTCAAGAGCCGATGCGCCCGCGGCCGGGCCCGCCTCGCGCAGCTGCTGGGTTACCTCGACAGCAGCGCCGGCGCCGCTTCCGACCACGCCGCCGGTCAGCGTTGA
- the murJ gene encoding murein biosynthesis integral membrane protein MurJ, which translates to MNPAPRRGQPQPGPPLKRPAPPGRRPELSDAALVSRSWAMAFATLISRITGFARIVLLAAILGAALSSSFSVANQLPNLVAALVLEATFTAIFVPVLARAEQDDPDGGEAFVRRLVTLATTLLLAATMLSVLSAPLLVRLMLGRNPQVNEPLTTAFAYLLLPQVLFYGLSSVFMAILNTRNVFGPPAWAPVVNNVVAIATLAVYLAVPGELSVSPVEMGNAKLLVLGIGTTAGVFAQAAVLLVALGRERVSLRPLWGIDQRLKRFGAMAAAMVLYVLISQLGLVVGNQIASGADASGPAIYYYTWLVLMLPFGMIGVTVLTVVMPRLSRNAAADDIPAVLADLSLATRLTLITLIPTVAFMTVGGSALGSALFAYGRFGEIDAGYLGAAIALSAFTLIPYALVLLQLRVFYAREQPWTPIVIIIVITTVKIAGSLLAPHVTGDPKLVAGYLGLANGLGFLAGAILGYCLLRRGLRPGGGQLVGAAEARTVLVTTAASLLAGLLAHVADRLLQLEELTAHGGGAGSLLRLLALATIMLPILAAVMLRARVPEAHATLGAITRRLRGPRAQAAPRKATVPDRSARRRPVTYPEQRNSSLPGGSAVQDPIRRRPPERVTRDGIAKGPQVTDRPSDSASSGPASGTEVPRPVADDFQPDIPPGRDRGPRSPRTPDQLNGDLPTADPTRSPIPFDAPRERGPEPSVPADDVHLVPGARIAGGRYRLLIFHGGAPPLQFWQALDTALDRQVALTFVDPDGALPADVLHEILSRTLRLSRIDKPGVARVLDVVHTGSGGLVVSEWIRGGSLQEVADTSPSPVGAVRAMQSLAAAADAAHRSGVALSIDHPSRVRVSIEGDVVLAYPATMPDANPQDDIRGVGAALYALLVNRWPLPEAGVRSGLAPAERDASGNPVEPTVINRDIPFQISAVAVRAVQEDGGIRSASTLLNLLQQATAVADRTEILGPIDEPPPPTPRREAPVGSPGPFGNRRRNLTIGITAAAAVIVVALLVLASVLNRIFDLGNGINKDQLGLNTPTSSTSSAVSSAPAGSIVKPTKATVFSPDGEPDNPGQAGLAIDGDPSTSWQTDTYTDAVPFPSFKKGEGLMLQLPKPTVVGTVTVDVSSTGTKVEIRSSPTPNPSLLEDTTALTPATVLNPGHNTISVKAASPTSNLLVWISTLGTTDGKSRADISEITIRAAS; encoded by the coding sequence ATGAATCCCGCTCCTCGGCGAGGGCAGCCCCAGCCAGGGCCTCCGCTGAAGCGACCGGCGCCGCCGGGAAGGCGGCCCGAGCTGTCCGACGCCGCGCTGGTATCGCGGTCGTGGGCAATGGCATTCGCCACACTGATCAGCCGGATCACCGGCTTCGCGCGGATCGTGCTGCTGGCCGCGATCCTGGGCGCGGCGCTGTCCAGTTCGTTCTCGGTGGCCAATCAGCTGCCGAACCTGGTCGCCGCGCTGGTGCTGGAGGCGACGTTCACCGCGATCTTCGTGCCCGTGCTGGCCCGCGCCGAACAGGACGACCCCGACGGCGGCGAGGCGTTCGTGCGGCGCCTGGTCACGTTGGCCACCACCCTGCTGTTGGCGGCCACGATGCTGTCCGTGTTGTCCGCGCCGCTGCTGGTGCGGTTGATGCTGGGCCGGAACCCGCAGGTCAACGAGCCGCTGACCACCGCGTTCGCCTACCTGCTGCTGCCGCAGGTCCTCTTTTATGGCCTGTCCTCGGTGTTCATGGCGATCCTGAACACCCGCAACGTGTTCGGGCCGCCGGCATGGGCACCCGTCGTCAACAACGTCGTCGCGATCGCAACCCTGGCGGTGTATCTCGCGGTTCCCGGCGAGCTTTCCGTCAGTCCCGTCGAGATGGGCAACGCCAAGCTGCTGGTGCTGGGGATCGGCACCACCGCCGGCGTCTTCGCGCAAGCCGCGGTGCTGCTGGTCGCGCTCGGCCGCGAGCGCGTCAGCCTGCGCCCGCTGTGGGGTATCGACCAACGGCTCAAGCGCTTCGGCGCGATGGCCGCCGCGATGGTGCTCTACGTGTTGATCAGTCAACTCGGCCTGGTGGTTGGCAACCAGATCGCCAGTGGCGCAGACGCTTCCGGCCCGGCCATCTACTACTACACCTGGTTGGTGCTGATGCTGCCGTTCGGCATGATCGGCGTGACCGTGCTGACGGTGGTGATGCCGCGGCTGAGCCGCAATGCCGCCGCCGACGACATCCCGGCCGTGCTTGCCGACCTGTCGCTGGCCACCCGGCTGACCCTTATCACGCTGATCCCGACGGTGGCGTTCATGACCGTCGGCGGCTCGGCGCTCGGCAGCGCGCTGTTTGCTTACGGCCGGTTCGGCGAAATCGACGCCGGCTACCTGGGCGCCGCGATCGCGCTGTCGGCATTCACACTGATCCCCTACGCGCTGGTGCTCTTGCAGCTGAGGGTGTTCTACGCCCGGGAGCAGCCGTGGACGCCGATCGTGATCATCATCGTGATCACGACCGTCAAGATCGCCGGCTCGCTGCTGGCGCCGCATGTCACCGGTGATCCCAAGCTGGTCGCCGGATACCTCGGGCTAGCGAACGGCCTCGGGTTTCTGGCCGGCGCGATCCTCGGCTACTGCCTGCTGCGGCGCGGCCTCCGGCCCGGGGGCGGCCAGCTGGTCGGTGCCGCCGAGGCGCGGACCGTCCTGGTGACCACCGCCGCGTCGTTGCTGGCAGGCCTGCTCGCCCACGTGGCGGATCGGCTGTTGCAGCTGGAAGAATTGACCGCCCACGGTGGCGGTGCCGGTTCGCTGCTGCGCTTGCTGGCGCTGGCGACGATCATGCTGCCGATCCTGGCCGCGGTCATGCTCCGCGCGCGCGTCCCCGAGGCGCATGCCACATTGGGTGCCATCACCCGCCGACTGCGGGGCCCGCGCGCGCAGGCGGCGCCCCGCAAAGCGACTGTGCCGGATCGATCGGCCCGCCGCCGCCCCGTCACGTACCCTGAGCAGAGAAATTCGTCCCTGCCGGGGGGAAGCGCGGTCCAGGATCCGATCCGGCGCAGGCCTCCGGAGCGGGTAACCAGAGACGGAATAGCGAAAGGACCGCAGGTGACCGACCGCCCATCCGACAGCGCATCGTCGGGTCCCGCGTCAGGCACCGAGGTTCCGCGGCCGGTCGCCGACGACTTCCAGCCCGACATTCCGCCTGGCCGTGACCGCGGCCCTCGCTCGCCGCGCACGCCCGACCAGCTGAACGGCGATCTACCGACGGCCGATCCCACCCGCTCGCCGATTCCCTTCGACGCGCCCCGGGAACGGGGTCCCGAACCGTCGGTGCCCGCCGACGATGTCCACCTGGTTCCCGGTGCCCGCATCGCCGGTGGCCGCTACCGCCTGCTGATCTTTCACGGCGGCGCACCGCCGCTGCAGTTCTGGCAGGCCCTGGACACAGCGCTGGATCGGCAGGTGGCACTCACCTTCGTTGACCCCGACGGTGCGCTGCCCGCCGACGTCCTGCACGAGATCCTGTCCCGCACCCTGCGGCTGAGCCGGATCGACAAGCCGGGCGTGGCCCGGGTGCTCGACGTCGTCCACACCGGTAGCGGCGGCCTGGTCGTTTCGGAGTGGATCCGCGGTGGTTCGCTCCAAGAGGTTGCCGACACCTCACCGTCCCCCGTCGGCGCCGTCCGGGCGATGCAGTCGTTGGCCGCGGCCGCCGATGCCGCCCACCGTTCCGGCGTCGCCCTGTCCATCGACCACCCGAGCCGGGTACGCGTCAGCATCGAGGGCGACGTGGTGCTGGCCTATCCGGCGACGATGCCCGACGCTAATCCGCAGGACGACATCCGCGGAGTCGGCGCCGCGCTGTACGCCCTGCTGGTCAACCGGTGGCCGCTACCCGAAGCTGGGGTGCGCAGCGGGCTCGCACCGGCCGAGCGGGATGCATCGGGCAACCCGGTCGAACCCACCGTCATAAACCGCGACATCCCGTTCCAGATTTCCGCGGTCGCGGTCCGGGCGGTGCAGGAGGATGGCGGAATACGCAGCGCATCAACGCTTTTGAACCTGTTGCAACAAGCGACGGCGGTCGCCGACCGCACCGAGATACTCGGTCCAATCGACGAACCGCCGCCCCCCACCCCCCGCCGCGAGGCACCCGTTGGCAGCCCCGGGCCTTTCGGCAACCGGCGCCGCAACCTGACAATCGGCATCACCGCGGCCGCCGCCGTCATCGTGGTGGCGCTGCTGGTACTGGCGTCGGTATTGAATCGCATCTTCGATCTCGGCAACGGCATCAACAAAGACCAACTCGGCCTCAACACGCCGACTTCGTCGACGTCATCGGCCGTCAGTTCCGCGCCCGCCGGCAGCATCGTCAAACCCACCAAAGCCACCGTCTTCTCGCCCGACGGCGAACCCGACAATCCGGGCCAGGCCGGTTTGGCGATCGACGGCGACCCCAGCACCTCCTGGCAAACCGACACCTACACCGACGCGGTCCCCTTCCCCAGCTTCAAGAAGGGTGAAGGTTTGATGCTGCAGCTGCCGAAACCCACCGTGGTCGGCACCGTCACCGTCGACGTTTCCAGCACCGGGACCAAGGTGGAGATTCGCTCGTCGCCCACGCCGAACCCGTCACTGCTGGAGGACACCACCGCCCTGACGCCGGCCACGGTGCTCAACCCCGGCCACAACACCATCTCGGTCAAAGCCGCCTCCCCGACATCGAATCTGCTGGTGTGGATCTCCACCCTGGGGACCACCGACGGCAAGAGCCGCGCCGACATCTCGGAGATCACCATCCGGGCCGCGTCCTAA
- a CDS encoding NUDIX hydrolase, giving the protein MSEGEQAKPRRRRARRRRRGGAGSAKNAAEDAMAGQAAGNGASPASAKPRRSRSPRRAQERLRTVHETSAGGLVIDGIDGPRDAQVAAVIGRVDRRGRMLWSLPKGHIELGETAEQTAIREVAEETGIRGGVLAALGRIDYWFVTDGRRVHKTVHHYLMRFLGGELCDADLEVAEVAWVPIHELPSRLAYADERRLAEVADELIDKLQSDGPAALPPLPPSTPRRRPQTHSRARHVDRSAAGRKNGHGPGS; this is encoded by the coding sequence GTGTCGGAGGGCGAACAAGCCAAACCACGTCGACGCCGGGCCCGGCGTCGCCGTCGTGGCGGTGCGGGTTCCGCCAAAAATGCTGCCGAAGACGCGATGGCCGGCCAAGCGGCCGGTAACGGCGCCAGCCCCGCGTCGGCGAAACCGCGCCGCTCCCGCTCACCCCGTCGCGCGCAGGAGCGGCTGCGCACCGTGCACGAAACGTCGGCTGGAGGTCTGGTCATCGACGGTATCGACGGGCCGCGGGACGCGCAGGTAGCCGCCGTGATCGGTCGCGTCGATCGGCGCGGGCGGATGCTGTGGTCGCTGCCCAAGGGTCACATCGAGCTTGGCGAGACCGCCGAGCAGACCGCCATTCGCGAGGTCGCCGAGGAGACCGGGATTCGCGGCGGCGTGCTGGCCGCGCTGGGGCGCATCGACTACTGGTTCGTCACCGACGGCCGGCGGGTGCACAAGACCGTGCACCACTACCTCATGCGGTTCCTCGGCGGTGAGCTCTGCGACGCGGATCTCGAAGTCGCCGAAGTGGCGTGGGTGCCAATCCACGAACTTCCGTCGCGGCTGGCGTACGCCGACGAACGTCGCCTGGCCGAAGTGGCCGACGAACTGATCGACAAGCTGCAGAGCGACGGCCCGGCCGCGCTTCCGCCGCTGCCGCCCAGCACGCCCCGGCGACGCCCGCAGACACACTCGCGCGCCCGTCATGTCGACCGATCCGCGGCGGGTCGGAAGAACGGTCACGGGCCAGGGTCGTGA
- a CDS encoding CCA tRNA nucleotidyltransferase, whose product MVEPAHDTDLLTTAAVALNRHVPLLRGLGSAFAAAGHELYLVGGSVRDALLGRLSPDLDFTTDARPEQTRRIVRPFADAVWDTGIDFGTVGAGKDDYRLEITTFRADSYDQVSRHPEVRFGDRLDDDLVRRDFTANAMAVRITPDGPGEFRDPLGGLAALRAQVLDTPSAPEVSFGDDPLRMLRAARFVSQLGFAVAPRVATAIEDMAPELGRISAERVAAELDKLLLGDDPVAGIDLLVQTGMGAVVLPEIGGMRMAIDEHHQHKDVYQHSLTVLRQAIALEDGGPDLVLRWAALLHDIGKPVTRRHEPNGGVSFHHHEVVGAKMVRKRMRALKYSKQMIDDVSQLVYLHLRFHGYGDAKWTDSAVRRYVTDAGPLLPRLHKLVRADCTTRNQRRAARLRASYDQLEARIAELAAREDLDRVRPDLDGNQIMALLGIPAGPQVGEAWRYLKELRLDRGPLTSEEAAQELLSWWEKRGNR is encoded by the coding sequence GTGGTTGAACCCGCCCACGACACCGACCTGCTGACCACTGCCGCGGTCGCGCTGAACAGGCACGTTCCCCTGCTGCGCGGGCTCGGGTCGGCGTTCGCAGCCGCGGGCCACGAGCTGTATCTGGTCGGCGGTTCGGTGCGGGACGCGCTGTTGGGCCGGTTGAGCCCCGACCTGGACTTCACCACCGACGCGCGCCCCGAGCAGACGCGGAGGATCGTGCGGCCATTCGCCGACGCGGTGTGGGACACCGGTATCGACTTCGGGACCGTCGGCGCCGGCAAGGACGACTACCGCCTGGAGATCACCACCTTCCGCGCCGACAGCTACGACCAGGTGTCGCGCCATCCCGAGGTGCGTTTCGGCGACCGCCTCGACGACGATCTGGTGCGCCGGGATTTCACGGCGAACGCGATGGCCGTGCGTATCACCCCGGACGGCCCGGGCGAATTCCGTGACCCGCTAGGCGGTTTGGCGGCGCTGCGGGCGCAGGTGCTGGACACCCCGTCGGCGCCGGAGGTGTCCTTCGGAGACGATCCGTTGCGGATGCTGCGCGCGGCGCGGTTCGTCTCGCAACTCGGGTTTGCGGTCGCGCCGCGGGTTGCGACCGCGATCGAAGACATGGCGCCCGAGCTGGGGCGCATCAGTGCGGAGCGGGTGGCCGCCGAGCTGGACAAGCTGCTGCTCGGTGACGACCCCGTCGCCGGTATCGACCTGCTGGTGCAGACCGGGATGGGTGCGGTGGTGCTCCCCGAGATCGGCGGCATGCGGATGGCCATCGACGAGCACCATCAGCACAAGGACGTCTACCAGCATTCGCTGACCGTGCTGCGGCAGGCCATCGCCTTGGAAGACGGTGGCCCCGACCTGGTGTTGCGGTGGGCGGCACTGCTGCACGACATCGGCAAGCCCGTCACCCGGCGCCACGAGCCCAACGGCGGGGTGAGCTTTCACCACCACGAGGTGGTGGGCGCCAAGATGGTCCGCAAGCGGATGCGGGCCCTGAAGTACTCCAAGCAGATGATCGACGACGTCTCCCAGCTGGTGTATCTGCACCTGCGGTTCCACGGCTACGGCGATGCGAAGTGGACCGATTCGGCCGTGCGCCGCTACGTCACCGACGCCGGGCCCCTGCTGCCGCGGCTGCACAAGCTGGTGCGCGCCGACTGCACCACCCGCAACCAGCGCCGGGCCGCCCGGCTGCGGGCCAGCTATGACCAGCTGGAGGCGCGGATCGCCGAATTGGCCGCCCGAGAGGACCTCGATCGGGTGCGCCCCGACCTGGACGGCAACCAGATCATGGCGCTGCTCGGCATTCCGGCGGGACCGCAGGTCGGCGAGGCGTGGCGCTACCTGAAGGAACTGCGACTGGACCGCGGGCCGCTGACCTCCGAGGAGGCGGCACAAGAGCTGCTGTCCTGGTGGGAAAAGCGGGGGAACCGCTAG
- a CDS encoding pullulanase, with the protein MEYCLGGDDGTAAIWNRPPNLDLDGDGRLDAIGLDLDGDGMHDDALADFDGDGVADHAVLDLDNDGTPDSYFVDDGSGTWAVAADRGGKLRWYGLDGVEHAGGPLVDFDGHGRPDDRLLDADGDGVADRVLCAGERGMTGYVDTDGDGRWDVRLTDTDGDGTADGASAL; encoded by the coding sequence GTGGAATATTGCCTCGGCGGGGATGACGGCACGGCGGCCATCTGGAATCGCCCGCCCAACCTCGACCTCGACGGCGACGGACGGCTCGACGCGATCGGCCTCGATCTCGACGGCGACGGGATGCACGACGACGCGCTGGCGGATTTCGACGGCGACGGGGTCGCCGACCACGCCGTGCTCGACCTCGACAACGACGGCACCCCGGACAGCTATTTCGTCGATGACGGATCGGGGACGTGGGCGGTCGCCGCCGACCGCGGCGGAAAGCTGCGTTGGTATGGGCTCGACGGCGTCGAGCACGCGGGCGGTCCGCTGGTCGATTTCGACGGTCATGGCCGCCCGGACGACCGGCTGCTTGACGCCGACGGTGACGGAGTGGCCGACCGGGTGCTGTGCGCCGGCGAGCGGGGCATGACCGGATACGTCGACACCGACGGCGACGGGCGTTGGGACGTGCGGCTGACCGACACCGACGGCGACGGCACCGCCGATGGCGCCAGCGCCTTGTGA
- a CDS encoding DUF2563 family protein: MFVDIGMLHSGANESHRAGGHARDAADHLSRGPLAAGMFGEFAAAEAFHGAVGSAHAQHVSNLQAHREALTAFGANAHLAAMGFTDMDERNAGALRAVRF, from the coding sequence ATGTTCGTTGACATCGGAATGCTGCACTCGGGGGCCAACGAGTCGCACCGGGCGGGTGGACACGCGCGAGACGCGGCCGATCACCTCTCACGCGGACCGCTGGCCGCGGGAATGTTCGGCGAGTTCGCCGCCGCCGAGGCGTTTCACGGCGCGGTCGGCTCGGCGCATGCACAGCACGTGAGCAACCTGCAGGCCCATCGGGAGGCGCTGACCGCTTTCGGCGCCAACGCGCATCTGGCCGCCATGGGATTCACCGACATGGACGAGCGCAACGCCGGGGCACTGCGGGCGGTGCGCTTCTGA